The Paenibacillus polymyxa M1 DNA segment GATCCGGATTGCAAATATGGTGACGGCGGCTGTGAAGGAACTGGATTTGCAACCGCTGCGCATGTACTTACGTTGACGGATGACCTTTTTTGGAACAGGTGGCAAGGAGGGCAACTAACGTGAAGCTTACCAAAGGAGGAGACGTAGCAATGCCCGCATTGAGTTTTGATGAGGAACAGATTAAACAGGTGATTGACCGGGTAGTGGAACGCACGTTTCAAATGCACTATAGCTGGGATTGGCCGGGTGGAGTAGCCTTTTATGGAGTATGCGAAGCCTATGAAGCAACAGGCAATGAAAAGTATTTGACCAAGCTGAAAGAATGGGTTGACGAGAATATCGAGGATGGACTTCCGCCTCTGTCGGTAAACGGCGTTTCTGTTGGACATTGTTTGTTGACACTACATCAGGCTACAGATGAGCAAAAATACCTGGATATCGCCATCGAGATGGCAGAATTTTTGATCAAAAAGGCTGAGCGATTTGCCGACGGCATTTTCCAGCACACCGTGAATTCACTACATGATGTATTTCCGCAGCAAGCATGGGTGGATACGATGTTTATGGCCGGTTATTATCTGCTGCGGATCGGGCATTTGCTGGGCAACAAGACATATTGGGAGGATGGAATCCGGCAATATCACGGGCATGAAGAATTTTTGCAGGACCCGGATACGAATTTGTATTATCACGGCTGGGATCATGCGAACCAAAGCCGCATGTCGGGAATA contains these protein-coding regions:
- a CDS encoding glycoside hydrolase family 88 protein; translated protein: MPALSFDEEQIKQVIDRVVERTFQMHYSWDWPGGVAFYGVCEAYEATGNEKYLTKLKEWVDENIEDGLPPLSVNGVSVGHCLLTLHQATDEQKYLDIAIEMAEFLIKKAERFADGIFQHTVNSLHDVFPQQAWVDTMFMAGYYLLRIGHLLGNKTYWEDGIRQYHGHEEFLQDPDTNLYYHGWDHANQSRMSGIYWARGNSWAALTMAKALKCVEVQHPSYMIIDGSLRDQLNALVRLQSPEGLWHTVLNDDTSYLETSGSAGIATAFLMQGRLFNKYTQKAIDGILSRIKEDGTVTGVSAGTAVMNDIDGYRNVPYKRIQGWGQGLTLAFLAQLLRTKENPYG